The segment TTCCTTTGAAAAGGTAGCAAAAGTTATGCAACCATTTCATATGGATCTACCCCTCAAGGGACTTGCCACCGGACCACTGCAGTTGTTTTGCATTCAACCACATATAAACTGATTGTGTATGacagaaggaaaaatacTTCACTCGCAGTTGTTATTCAACAAGAATATGTGTGGCGGGAATGTTCACCATAAAAAACCGATGATGTACAACGTATCCCTGCCTTCCTACAACAGCAGTAGTATAGGCCCACTCGataacttgaaaaataacgAGAGAGCAGGCTCTCACGATCATTCCATGCGAAGTGAAATGTCATCTAAGAATTCCGGAAGCGAGTTTATGCCACAATCAATTTCACGCGCGGAAGGTAGCGTCTACCAGATGAAGATGGAAGGAGATGGCTCTCCAAATATGACAagatttgattttaaagTTAATGCAAGAGATCTGCTGTTACTCCGAATGTCATGGGATATCCTCCTCAAGGAGTATTTAACACCTCAGGAACTAAAAGTTTTTCAGGCACTTTTATATTCCAATAAAAATACTACTTCAACAGAAAGACCCTATTTAAATACTACTCTTGATGGTATGATTTCCAACACTATTGATCCTACCGTTAGACTACGTAAAAGTAAACAGAAGGATAATGACAGCAAAGTTGATACTGCGTTATTTTGTTCACAATTTTATGACAATTTGATTGCAATGGACCCCTTGttggaagaatattttccatcATTAAAACACCAAGCAGTTTCGTTCTGCAAGGTCCTTAATTCTGCTATTGACAACCTCGAAAATGTTCATGTTCTAGATGATTACATTGTGAAATTGGGAAAACGCCATTCCAGAATTCTCGGCATTAAAACCGTAGGATTCGAGGTGATGGGAAAAGCGTTCATGACTACATTACAAGACAGGTTTGGATCTTTTCTCACATTAGAACTCAAGAATCTTTGGGGCCAGCTTTACTCATATTTGGCGAATTGTATGATTACCGCGGGGAAGGACccaatggaaaaaattgaaccaGACTTTTCATACAATGGTGATTCTGTAGtcttaaatttttccattcCTAAGCTTGCAAAGCATGATATAAGTACGATTAACAAGCTACAATTGGTGAAAACCAAAAACGCCATCATACCCGATAACTTAACACAAGTACCAACGAATAAAACTCGTTCGGAAATACTCCTGGAAAGTTCGTCCACCCAAATAAAAGGCGACCGTGCATTAACGCCACCAATTACGCCAAAGGGCTCTGGAAGTACAAAACCTAGTATTGGCAGCAGTACTGTCGTGGAAAGTACcaccaagaaaaatagttatgatgaaaaaatttacttATTACAAAAAACTGCTCAGCAGAAGAACTGCTCGATTATGTAACTAGAACTGTGCCATTAAGTTTATAAATTCCCAGgttatattatatattcttttagATCAATGCCTGTTCTTTATTACCCGCGAGATAATCTCTGTCTCAGATAGGCGCGTCAGCGAAAACGCGTCAAGTCAACTTCTCTCTTCTACCGTCCCGAGTATGAAAAATCATTTCagatttgaagaaatcagaTTAGCTCTGTATCTTCTTTGGAACTAGACGTGTGATATTCTCCTACTTAGAGTTGTCGACTCAAGTTCATTTATTGATAGGGCTTTTGACTTTGCAAATAAACAACGGAAAAGGCGAGccaaagaaattgacaGAGAAATCTCAACAACTAAAGTGCAAAAGCCGTACGAACAATTAGTCGttaataacaatatatcGCTACGCATTCAACAGGATATGTCGGATAGTGTCTCAGATTCAAAGTCTTCAGAACTTTTAAATTCTACTTTCTATTCGTCGACCTCAATAAACACACTTGATCATGCCAAAACCTTTAGAAATTCTCTGATATTGAAAGAGATTTCTGATCAGAGTCtaaattcatcaataaagCCATGCGAGTCCATCCTTGACGGGGATGCAGATAGCTCGGTCTTGCGGCGGTCATTTGGAGACAGTACTGCCCGAGACTCAGAAGTACAAACGGTAAATATGACAACTTCTCCCTCTTTAAGTGCATTAGCTGATATTTTGAACGAAAGATCCAAATATGCTGATCAAAAAACTAGAAATGCACAAAATATTGAGCCTTCCataatagaagaagaagaagaagaagaagagcaagACAAATCGATCAACTATAGCG is part of the Saccharomyces paradoxus chromosome XIV, complete sequence genome and harbors:
- a CDS encoding uncharacterized protein (similar to YNL234W), giving the protein MTEGKILHSQLLFNKNMCGGNVHHKKPMMYNVSLPSYNSSSIGPLDNLKNNERAGSHDHSMRSEMSSKNSGSEFMPQSISRAEGSVYQMKMEGDGSPNMTRFDFKVNARDLLLLRMSWDILLKEYLTPQELKVFQALLYSNKNTTSTERPYLNTTLDGMISNTIDPTVRLRKSKQKDNDSKVDTALFCSQFYDNLIAMDPLLEEYFPSLKHQAVSFCKVLNSAIDNLENVHVLDDYIVKLGKRHSRILGIKTVGFEVMGKAFMTTLQDRFGSFLTLELKNLWGQLYSYLANCMITAGKDPMEKIEPDFSYNGDSVVLNFSIPKLAKHDISTINKLQLVKTKNAIIPDNLTQVPTNKTRSEILLESSSTQIKGDRALTPPITPKGSGSTKPSIGSSTVVESTTKKNSYDEKIYLLQKTAQQKNCSIM